In the Phaseolus vulgaris cultivar G19833 chromosome 7, P. vulgaris v2.0, whole genome shotgun sequence genome, one interval contains:
- the LOC137828212 gene encoding uncharacterized protein produces MMSGHYTSIENQKVSGSVPAVPDPPPFKFSDSNLQTFPPSGTQGKIGGGTGGSGPPRDGDDTFSKPVSGSDESQQSGWFQAFSLATYKPYFDIDTIDVLERIKDSLYPFNGAFNEKTASNPDLYGPFWICTTLIFVAASIGTFVTYISHKLKHQEWNYDINLVTWSAGLFYGYVTFVPLGLYLILKYFSVPSGLVQLLCLYGYSLFIFIPALCLSVVPWEIFRWVIAGVAGFMSATFVALNLRAHILSAGERWLLIVAGIFLLQLALSVALKVYLFKITV; encoded by the exons ATGATGTCTGGACATTACACCTCCATTGAAAATCAAAAGGTTTCAGGATCTGTACCT GCCGTTCCAGATCCACCACCCTTCAAATTCTCAG ATTCAAATCTTCAAACATTTCCTCCTTCTGGAACACAAGGAAAGATTGGTGGTGGCACTGGTGGCTCAGGGCCTCCACGTGATGGTGATG ATACATTTTCAAAACCAGTATCTGGTTCTGATGAATCCCAGCAGAGTGGTTGGTTTCAGGCTTTTTCACTCGCTACTTACAAACCATACTTTGATATTGACACTATAGATGTTCTGGAACGAATTAAAGATTCACTCTATCCATTCAATGGAGCTTTTAACGAAAAAACTGCTTCCAATCCTGATTT GTACGGACCATTCTGGATTTGCACTACCTTAATATTTGTAGCGGCTTCTATTGGTACATTTGTGACATACATATCTCACAAATTGAAGCATCAGGAATGGAACTATGACATAAATCTGGTGACTTGGTCTGCTGGCTTGTTTTATGGTTATGTCACCTTTGTTCCTCTTGGTTTGTATTTAATCCTCAAATACTTCTCTGTACCATCGGGTCTTGTCCAACTACTTTGTCTTTATGGATATTCCCTGTTTATCTTTATTCCAGCACTG TGTTTGTCTGTTGTGCCATGGGAGATATTCAGATGGGTGATTGCTGGGGTGGCTGGGTTCATGTCAGCAACTTTTGTAGCACTTAACCTTCGGGCTCATATTCTGTCAGCTGGAGAACGATGGCTTTTGATTGTTGCTGGCATTTTTCTATTACAGTTGGCTTTATCTGTTGCACTAAAGGTCTACCTCTTCAAAATAACAGTATGA
- the LOC137829833 gene encoding serine--tRNA ligase → MLDINLFREEKGHNPELIRESQRRRFASVEAVDEVIDLDKEWRKRQFEFENLRKEFNKINKEVSKLKRAGEDASKFIAESEETKKLIAEKEVEVRETLNLLNSKLETIGNLVHDSVPISNDEANNAVVRSWGEKRVEPKLKNHVDLVELLGIADTKKGADVAGGRGFYLKGDGVRLNQALINFGLDFLDKREYTLLQTPFFMRKDIMSKCAQLAQFDEELYKVTGEGDDKYLIATAEQPLCAYHLDDWIHPSQLPLRYGGYSSCFRKEAGSHGRDTLGIFRVHQFEKVEQFCLTSPNDNDSWNMHEEMLKNSEEFYKALNLPYQVVSIVSGALNDAAAKKYDLEAWFPSSQVYRELVSCSNCTDYQARRLEIRYGQKKSNEQMKQYVHLLNSTLTATERTICCILENYQKEDGVEIPEVLRPFMGGKTFLPFKNQPSNEAKGKKSKA, encoded by the exons ATGTTGGACATCAACCTATTCAGGGAGGAGAAGGGCCATAACCCTGAACTCATCCGCGAATCGCAACGCCGTCGTTTCGCCTCCGTCGAAGCCGTCGACGAGGTCATCGATCTCGACAAAGAATGGCGAAAAC GTCAATTCGAGTTCGAGAATCTCCGCAAGGAATTTAACAAGATCAATAAGGAAGTCTCCAAACTCAAGCGT GCTGGTGAGGATGCTTCTAAGTTCATTGCTGAATCGGAGGAGACCAAGAAACTGATAGCGGAGAAAGAGGTTGAAGTTCGGGAAACTCTAAATCTCTTGAATTCCAAGTTGGAAACTATTGGAAATCTCGTCCACGATTCGGTTCCAATAAGCAACGATGag GCCAACAATGCTGTGGTTAGATCCTGGGGGGAGAAAAGAGTGGAGCCTAAACTAAAGAATCACGTGGATCTAGTTGAGCTTCTCGGGATAGCAGATACAAAGAAAG GAGCTGATGTAGCTGGAGGTAGAGGTTTCTATCTCAAAGGAGATGGTGTTCGTCTTAATCAAGCTCTTATCAACTTTGGGCTTGATTTTTTGGATAAAAGGGAGTATACTTTATTGCAGACTCCTTTCTTCATGAGAAAAGATATAATGTCAAAGTGTGCTCAGTTAGCCCAATTTGATGAAGAACTGTACAAG GTAACTGGTGAAGGAGATGACAAATATCTGATTGCTACAGCAGAACAGCCACTCTGTGCGTATCACTTAGATGATTGGATCCATCCATCCCAGCTACCGTTAAG ATATGGTGGATATTCATCCTGCTTTCGCAAAGAAGCTGGATCTCATGGTCGAGACACTTTAGGAATATTCCGAGTTCACCAATTTGAGAAAGTGGAGCAATTTTGCCTCACTAGCCCAAATGACAATGACTCGTGGAACATGCATGAGGAAATGCTGAAGAACTCCGAGGAATTCTACAAAGCG TTAAACCTTCCATATCAAGTTGTTTCCATTGTATCTGGTGCTTTGAATGATGCTGCAGCAAAGAAGTATGATCTAGAAGCATGGTTTCCTTCCTCTCAAGTTTATAGAGAGCTAGTGTCCTGTTCAAACTGTACAGATTATCAGGCCAGAAGATTAGAAATTCGATATGGTCAGAAAAAG AGCAATGAGCAGATGAAGCAATATGTTCACTTGTTGAACTCTACTCTCACGGCTACTGAGAGGACCATTTGCTGCATTCTAGAGAACTACCAGAAGGAAGATGGGGTAGAGATACCAGAAGTTCTCAGGCCATTCATGGGGGGAAAGACTTTCCTGCCTTTCAAGAACCAACCGTCTAATGAAGCCAAAGGGAAGAAATCGAAGGCCTAA
- the LOC137829834 gene encoding uncharacterized protein, translating into MAEEDDDDESFGDFTFASFPSQTFPSTANDNNRVLVDNDWGDFVNHSSQINNDLLKPFPDPTTKHVNENNGVAVQDEAAKKPKGAIPLSIFGEEEEEEEERTSANDFPNGGVVKRGSGSNGSVGISDLISSLYNHQLPQMDSHNGSVSVSNVAAPNPSNSKGSKLNSNEDEEDEEDEDGWEFKSAEWETGIKSQDVKAEVQKHDNGALDVGTVFDSSNGISDKAGGWHLDFELSPQFSSQNHINPQPGLNSESKDVGTGFAMLSQSFGELNSGSGSNQNLKASEKADIYPTNMELLNDGTIGSSLASVSHQSDEWNFGFNFNSSFVGEDNQSSESHFKRIETKNNQADNSINNASPTNINVDSDVNFFESDDAVTKHEKPLTGSENRREALPLSIFGDETPDTDEQSEPQDLSHYTPTSPIKNNCNSHVSNLSINDLWNLYNQSQSVTSPNVTPKASGNQILASPEVSGSSLVTGNDGLDDDFWDFKDASTGSGFTHESSQQTSFSHASQVNENGLHSSPTVLNSALANGDDDFVDDSWEFKDAVSETKSQDHASTLDHTDLPPTQLSTKLEQIDYAEFYGKLKDELCNYVLSHLQNLKKTLNVVALSGEDAKAKALQEQIQELSEILHQDNMGVPTEYLSEDYCPTNVCFNELLEVLKEPKFQPLESEYQLASRLLKAEKDIKSAIELLKDTVSTIRLLKLGSREEQSNYLTIWSKIALVCSQELKHGAYVWKQAVLQNVHDQILSNRKGVQYIIALGEIYRVAEIIGASIKLHQPWMLSRSIDHKNLCFLLNECYSIWLASGLQEALLNISNQNNFEPDEISRELVESIKYIHELDEHALRSYVITGEQTTCQLSALPADCIPGLNLVTWNGKPYIVKLANLWVNLISSDSPQK; encoded by the exons ATGGCGGAGGAGGACGACGACGACGAGAGCTTTGGCGACTTCACCTTCGCGTCGTTTCCGAGTcaaaccttcccatccaccgcAAACGACAATAATCGCGTCCTCGTCGACAACGATTGGGGCGACTTCGTTAACCATTCCAGCCAGATCAACAACGACCTGTTAAAACCCTTCCCGGATCCCACGACCAAACACGTAAATGAGAATAACGGCGTCGCCGTTCAAGACGAGGCGGCGAAAAAGCCCAAGGGAGCTATTCCGCTCTCGATCTTTGgcgaggaggaggaagaggaggaggagCGCACTTCTGCTAATGATTTCCCCAACGGCGGGGTTGTCAAAAGGGGATCTGGTTCCAACGGGTCCGTTGGAATCAGTGATTTGATTTCCAGTTTGTATAATCACCAGCTTCCTCAGATGGATTCTCACAACGGATCGGTTTCGGTGTCCAATGTTGCTGCTCCCAATCCCTCGAACTCCAAGGGAAGCAAATTGAATTCCAATGAGGATGAGGAGGATGAGGAGGATGAGGATGGGTGGGAATTCAAGTCTGCGGAATGGGAAACTGGAATCAAGAGCCAGGATGTTAAG GCTGAAGTGCAAAAGCATGATAATGGTGCTCTTGATGTTGGTACTGTGTTTGATTCGTCCAATGGGATTTCGGACAAAGCTGGCGGGTGGCACCTGGACTTTGAATTGAGTCCACAATTTTCTTCGCAAAATCATATTAACCCACAACCAGGTCTGAATAGTGAATCAAAAGATGTTGGAACTGGTTTTGCCATGCTCAGCCAAAGTTTTGGGGAGTTGAATTCAGGgtcaggatcaaatcaaaatttG AAAGCATCGGAGAAGGCTGACATTTATCCCACTAATATGGAATTACTCAATGACGGTACAATTGGTTCATCTCTTGCGTCAGTATCTCATCAATCTGATGAATGGAACTTCGGATTTAATTTCAATTCTAGTTTTGTGGGTGAAGACAATCAGAGTtcagagtcacacttcaaaagAATCGAAACCAAAAATAATCAGGCTGATAACAGCATAAACAATGCTTCCCCAACTAATATAAATGTTGATTCAGATGTCAATTTTTTTGAATCAGATGATGCTGTTACAAAACATGAG AAGCCCCTAACAGGCTCAGAGAATCGTAGGGAAGCCTTGCCTCTGTCAATTTTTGGTGATGAGACACCAGATACTGATGAACAATCTGAGCCTCAAGATCTGTCTCACTATACACCAACATCCCCAATAAAGAACAACTGTAATAGCCATGTATCCAACTTATCTATCAATGACTTATGGAATTTGTATAATCAATCTCAAAGCGTAACTTCTCCAAATGTGACTCCaaaagcaagtggaaatcagaTTCTTGCCTCGCCTGAAGTATCAGGCTCCAGTTTGGTTACTGGTAATGATGGTTTAGATGATGACTTCTGGGACTTTAAGGATGCTTCAACTGGATCAGGATTTACCCATGAATCTTCACAGCAAACTTCTTTTAGTCACGCATCACAAGTCAATGAGAATGGGTTGCATTCTTCCCCAACAGTTCTAAATTCTGCTTTGGCCAACGGCGATGATGATTTTGTGGATGATTCATGGGAATTTAAGGATGCCGTCTCTGAAACAAAAAGTCAAGATCACGCATCTACTCTAGATCACACAGATTTACCGCCAACCCAGTTATCAACGAAGTTAGAGCAGATTGACTATGCAGAGTTTTATGGCAAATTGAAGGATGAATTGTGCAATTATGTTCTGTCACATCTTCAGAATCTCAAG AAAACTCTAAATGTTGTTGCTCTTTCGGGTGAAGATGCTAAAGCAAAAGCTCTTCAGGAACAAATTCAG GAATTATCCGAGATACTGCATCAGGATAATATGGGTGTCCCTACTGAATATCTCTCTGAGGATTATTGCCCAACAAATGTCTGCTTTAATGAACTTCTTGAAGTTTTGAAGGAACCTAAGTTCCAACCTTTGGAGTCCGAATACCAACTAGCATCAAGGTTGTTGAAG GCTGAGAAGGATATAAAATCTGCTATTGAACTTCTGAAAGATACAGTATCCACAATAAGGCTTCTCAAGTTGGGATCAAGAGAAGAACAGTCTAATTATCTTACCATATGGTCCAAAATAGCTCTTGTTTGTTCTCAAGAGCTGAAGCATGGTGCTTATGTTTGGAAGCAAGCTGTTCTACAGAATGTCCATGACCAAATATTATCGAACCGAAAAG GTGTTCAGTATATCATTGCACTCGGGGAAATATATAGAGTTGCAGAAATTATTGGAGCTTCAATCAAACTTCACCAACCTTGGATGTTATCACGTTCCATAGAtcataaaaatttatgtttCCTTTTGAACGAGTGTTATAGCATATGGTTGGCTTCAGGACTTCAAGAAGCTCTTTTGAATATATCAAATCAGAATAATTTTGAGCCAGATGAGATTTCAAGGGAATTAGTTGAATCCATTAAGTATATTCACGAGCTTGATGAACATGCACTTCGTAGCTATGTTATCACTGGAGAACAAACTACTTGCCAGTTGTCAGCCTTGCCAGCTGATTGCATACCAG GGTTGAATTTGGTGACATGGAACGGGAAGCCTTACATAGTCAAGCTTGCAAACTTGTGGGTCAACCTAATAAGTTCAGATTCACCCCAGAAGTGA
- the LOC137829838 gene encoding uncharacterized GPI-anchored protein At3g06035-like, protein MLSFKIGLHLLIASLVAFHLLPSPVACDDEGKNLLHDVNIYRKVMNLPVLDESAKASCLAEEIAEDLADMHCETFRDYYPTPGNNSKIPNFQKNLAKCSIEINTTTDGVIMPLCVPKLNHDVLFSNYTKSNRFTKYLNNSKYNIAGVGTEDDWMVFIVGTNSSSANFSSSSSRLAHLSKPHLLMLAFFFTTLLLFFN, encoded by the exons ATGCTCTCTTTCAAGATTGGTCTCCACCTTCTGATTGCCTCTCTCGTTGCCTTCCACCTGCTTCCTAGTCCAGTAGCCTGTGATG ACGAGGGGAAGAATCTGCTTCATGACGTCAACATTTACAGAAAAGTTATGAACCTTCCTGTTCTGGATGAGAGTGCCAAGGCTTCTTGCTTAGCTGAGGAGATCGCAGAAGATCTAGCAGACATGCACTGTGAAACCTTTCGTGACTACTACCCCACGCCTGGTAACAACTCCAAAATTCCCAACTTCCAGAAGAACTTAGCCAAATGCAGCATCGAAATCAACACCACCACAGATGGGGTCATCATGCCTCTCTGTGTCCCCAAGTTGAACCACGATGTTCTCTTTTCCAACTACACCAAATCTAATCGCTTCACAAAGTACCTCAATAACTCCAAGTACAACATTGCAGGGGTTGGCACAGAAGATGATTGGATGGTTTTTATTGTTGGCACCAACTCTTCTTCTGCAAATTTCTCCTCTTCATCTTCTCGGCTTGCTCATCTTTCCAAACCCCACTTGCTCATGCTCGCATTCTTCTTCACCAcgcttcttctcttcttcaacTAA
- the LOC137829832 gene encoding probable LRR receptor-like serine/threonine-protein kinase RFK1 — MATTTHSARQRQCTLHGDGNALSHSTTMEFLCSEEPLQVDFAYNCFTDSRGMGFNEISFNFSSCESLIWKIPKHLGNFTSLRYLMLEANQFSGAVPPELGKLINLETFMKSRLRTEENGEIEKQKKRE; from the exons ATGGCGACGACAACGCACTCTGCACGGCAACGACAATGCACTCTGCACGGTGACGGCAACGCACTCTCGCACTCTACAACAATGGAGTTTCTCTGCTCCGAAGAACCTCTTCAAGT AGATTTTGCTTACAATTGCTTCACCGATTCAAGAGGAATGGGCTTCAATGAAATTAGCTTCAAT TTCTCTTCTTGTGAATCCCTTATCTGGAAAATTCCAAAGCATCTAGGAAATTTTACCTCTCTTAGATACCT GATGCTTGAAGCAAACCAATTTTCTGGTGCTGTTCCACCGGAGCTTGGGAAACTAATTAACTTGGAGACATT CATGAAAAGCAGATTGAGAACAGAAGAAAATGgagaaattgaaaaacaaaaaaaaagggaaTAA